The following are encoded in a window of Rubellicoccus peritrichatus genomic DNA:
- a CDS encoding DNA gyrase subunit B: protein MANKDRIDKKLNHNDYNALKIIKLEGLEGIRKRPDMYVGDAKTRGLHHCISELIDNSIDEAIAGYCKNITITLQKDGSCSVEDDGRGIPVDIHPQYQKPAIELVLSDLHAGAKFEGDAYISSGGLHGVGAKCVNALSKSFEARVYRDGTEYFISFSKGYMTNPLVVVGSTKKRGTKITFLPDPSIFECDCEFSWKTVTNRLKELSYLNPGICLISKDERNSTSETFKSKDGISEFVRWLNRSKQALHASPILLSGKEKAFEYSKVPISVDVAIQYNDSFNEQVLAFANSISNIEGGTHLTGFRSSLTRGINQYARSAGLIKDKDPAITGEDVREGLTAVIAVKVPEARFEGQTKTKLANAEVEGVVQRIIGEKLKLFFEMKPSIAKKIVEKGLSAARARDAARKAKETVRKKSMLGGGLPGNLAGCSEKNPELCELFIVEGDSAGGSAKQGRDRRFQAILPLFGKPLNVEKASLEKTLTNKNIRLLTSAIGTGIGSKGDGAFDLSKARYRKIILMADADVDGSHIMTLYLTFFYRFMRPLIDNGYIYIAQPPLYRVTKRKQDRYITNDAEMNRELLKIGCENVELERSSDSRRFSPAKLGKILELLFDLEQLSQGIIRYGCPLDDYLLKFDAKSQSMPQFIVRIRTNNDEVFQFLQNDDERIRFATQMDFSDVFSNVMVQETTVDGRTVQQRVSIYEIFEADQIGKVLKELRNEGIEVSNPIEANTSYKLTVNDHKDKSTIVVESISKLPAIIRKLVRKHIKVQRFKGLGEMNAKQLFETTMDPSKRSLMQVSIDDAAAADQVFSMLMGEDVAQRRTFIEDNALNVSVT, encoded by the coding sequence ATGGCAAACAAAGATAGAATAGACAAAAAACTAAATCATAACGACTACAACGCGCTAAAAATCATCAAACTAGAGGGACTAGAAGGCATTCGAAAAAGGCCAGATATGTATGTTGGAGATGCCAAAACAAGGGGTCTCCATCATTGCATTTCGGAGCTGATTGATAACTCAATTGATGAAGCTATCGCGGGCTATTGTAAAAATATTACCATTACACTCCAGAAAGATGGTTCCTGCTCAGTCGAAGACGATGGACGGGGCATTCCAGTCGACATTCACCCACAATATCAAAAGCCAGCAATTGAACTTGTTCTTTCTGACCTACATGCTGGTGCCAAGTTTGAGGGTGATGCATACATATCATCAGGTGGCCTTCATGGGGTTGGTGCAAAGTGTGTGAACGCATTGAGCAAGTCATTTGAAGCTCGGGTATACCGTGACGGAACAGAGTATTTCATAAGCTTCTCTAAGGGATATATGACTAATCCTCTAGTAGTAGTTGGCTCAACGAAAAAGCGCGGCACCAAAATCACATTCTTGCCAGATCCCAGCATATTCGAATGCGACTGCGAGTTCAGTTGGAAAACGGTGACGAACCGCCTTAAAGAACTGTCTTACTTGAATCCAGGAATTTGTCTTATCTCAAAAGACGAAAGGAATAGCACATCAGAAACCTTTAAGTCGAAAGACGGCATCTCTGAATTTGTCAGGTGGCTGAATCGCTCAAAACAAGCACTACATGCATCACCTATCCTCTTAAGTGGAAAAGAAAAGGCTTTCGAATATAGTAAAGTTCCAATCTCCGTAGATGTAGCAATTCAATACAACGATTCTTTCAATGAACAGGTTTTAGCATTTGCAAATTCGATATCAAACATTGAGGGAGGAACCCATTTGACTGGTTTTCGATCGTCCCTAACAAGAGGCATCAACCAATATGCGAGATCCGCTGGCCTGATTAAGGATAAAGATCCAGCGATTACCGGTGAAGATGTGAGAGAAGGTTTAACCGCAGTCATTGCCGTCAAAGTTCCAGAAGCTCGGTTTGAAGGCCAGACCAAGACGAAACTTGCGAATGCAGAAGTCGAAGGTGTCGTTCAAAGGATAATTGGAGAGAAACTAAAACTCTTCTTTGAAATGAAACCTTCGATTGCCAAAAAGATCGTCGAGAAAGGCTTAAGCGCTGCTCGCGCAAGAGATGCTGCTAGAAAAGCAAAGGAAACGGTCAGAAAAAAATCAATGCTAGGCGGCGGACTTCCAGGAAACCTCGCGGGCTGCTCAGAAAAGAACCCTGAGTTGTGCGAACTCTTTATCGTTGAAGGCGATTCAGCTGGTGGGTCAGCAAAACAGGGTCGTGATCGACGTTTTCAAGCCATCCTTCCACTATTTGGGAAACCACTCAACGTTGAGAAAGCTAGCTTGGAAAAGACACTCACTAACAAGAATATTCGTCTGTTAACCTCAGCGATTGGAACAGGAATTGGCTCAAAGGGAGACGGTGCATTTGACTTAAGTAAAGCTCGTTACCGTAAAATTATTCTGATGGCAGACGCTGACGTCGATGGCTCGCACATTATGACCTTGTATCTGACCTTTTTCTACAGATTCATGAGGCCGCTTATCGACAACGGTTACATCTACATCGCGCAGCCACCACTTTACAGGGTAACCAAGCGTAAGCAAGATCGATATATCACCAACGATGCTGAAATGAATAGAGAACTCCTTAAAATTGGTTGCGAAAACGTTGAACTTGAACGCTCTTCAGATTCACGTAGATTCAGTCCTGCAAAACTGGGCAAAATACTCGAATTGCTTTTTGATCTAGAACAACTGTCGCAAGGTATCATCCGCTACGGTTGCCCCTTGGATGATTATCTTTTAAAATTCGATGCAAAATCGCAAAGCATGCCTCAGTTCATCGTGCGAATACGGACAAATAACGATGAAGTTTTTCAGTTTCTGCAAAACGACGATGAACGTATACGCTTCGCCACTCAAATGGACTTCTCTGACGTTTTCTCAAATGTGATGGTTCAGGAAACTACTGTAGATGGCAGAACTGTTCAACAAAGGGTCAGCATCTATGAAATCTTCGAAGCTGATCAAATTGGTAAAGTGCTCAAAGAGCTCCGAAATGAAGGTATCGAGGTTAGCAATCCAATTGAAGCTAATACGAGCTACAAATTAACTGTCAATGATCACAAAGACAAGAGCACTATCGTTGTTGAATCGATCAGCAAGCTTCCTGCAATAATCCGCAAATTGGTAAGAAAGCACATTAAAGTGCAGCGGTTTAAGGGACTTGGAGAAATGAATGCAAAACAACTATTCGAAACTACGATGGACCCGAGCAAACGAAGTCTTATGCAAGTCAGCATCGATGATGCCGCAGCCGCTGATCAAGTGTTTTCAATGCTGATGGGTGAAGATGTCGCCCAGAGACGGACATTCATTGAAGACAACGCGTTAAATGTAAGCGTCACATGA
- a CDS encoding tyrosine-type recombinase/integrase, with the protein MNRYRHRKAGIHVSHATPHGLRHSFGVNNSDYKTPITLLQRWMGHADIRTTQIYLQIWGEEEHQRMVVMWTKLEIHKDRNFLSLKCLIISNFGSIILQNKRGSLSQ; encoded by the coding sequence CTGAATCGTTATAGACATCGCAAAGCAGGGATTCATGTCTCTCACGCCACACCACATGGCTTAAGGCATTCTTTTGGTGTCAACAACAGTGATTACAAAACGCCAATAACCCTGCTGCAACGCTGGATGGGGCATGCGGACATACGAACCACACAAATCTATCTGCAAATATGGGGTGAAGAGGAACACCAGCGTATGGTCGTCATGTGGACAAAGCTAGAAATCCACAAAGACCGTAATTTTCTCTCTTTAAAATGTCTCATAATTAGTAATTTTGGTTCAATTATTTTACAAAATAAAAGAGGCTCATTGAGCCAGTAA
- a CDS encoding lamin tail domain-containing protein — MMKTLLNTILATSLTTLIALDLSAQVTKEAEGTRTIETAGPGNSNEFYAQNASSNFDEYSVAEFTFSKADFGGSDVSAITAATLKLVVNDRTFSANGPFSIFFTTDSKSDLSGGSDYDQIAFDSSSAFGIDLSTYTYNPVVVGTDTYDFDGTTGGGTEVTVTLDFSSIESDVLSAINTGDSFHLLIGINSSDGTAATFSGVGNTFDPGVPELTITATTSGILPEPSNYPSTFAATPKFTSIDLSWVDAAGTQAPIGYLILASDTNSFTAPTDGTTPASDTDLSDGSALIYVDQGVQTANFSGLSETTEYFFTIYPYTNLSTDTNYKTDGTPPSTSATTESSPAGTVLITQYYEGTSNNKYLELTNTTASQIDLTGFIIATWNNSGGIDNTDGWRTAGGTPNNIQDLAGLSIAAGGTIVIANPNAVSPIDAADADATGDATFFNGDDTIAIYASATASPSAIVDIIPFSASREGGETSFVRTLTDPGYNLAAPSTVLDFPTIWQEVSTAAVDSSVIGDDAFLGTSLLGNSPPSVSFVSSSLVVAEDSGTVALEVILLNPDNNAVSVDVVFDGSTSTGTTADINNYTTQTVNFGASASSGDKQTVTITLTDDGTQETFETVSFNLENLVTSGAASIGAASSATITIQDDDTPVPALIISEFVDPADNVEARYVELYNASGSSIDLTAGNWTLIYYANANTTGTEIALTGTLAAGDTYIIAHDSTAFATAFPSAPVPDIESGVINSNGDDNLELRFGGGTTTGILVDVYGQPGTDGTGQPWEFADSRAFRLDTVTSGNTFWTAVEWTISTANVADATPGVHPETFIAIPTAVTAVSTGSSSTSVSFTPSGGNDVLIIFNTTGTFTTPTGAVPAAGQAFAGGTVLSKGQISPQSHTNLVAGTEIFYALFSVSNADEYSASVTVSATPGAINSEDFNGTSTWINQTVSGVSDWSTSGGNASADGFGGDADENHYLVSPVLDFSSGVDFTISFDYGEAFDGPNLELLYSTNYSGSGDPEASGVIWTSVGFTFNDTSTTAAFSSFSSGDVALPASLEGESTVYLAFKYTADGTDTGSEQWQIDNIIVKGSEAAGDPLGNWLTDNSLTLADLETDFDNNGLVALLEYLADLDPNGLESLNLSVELNSSDQLVLTFISNRDSQPGGVTIDLMGSDNLTGYTSVGFSFAAVDNGNGTHTHRYTQTTTLTAGGMPFLTLDVTVAP; from the coding sequence ATGATGAAAACCTTGCTAAACACCATACTAGCGACAAGCCTAACGACTCTTATCGCATTAGATCTATCCGCCCAAGTAACTAAAGAAGCCGAAGGCACGCGAACCATTGAAACCGCCGGTCCGGGCAATAGCAACGAATTCTATGCGCAAAATGCCAGCAGTAACTTCGATGAATATAGTGTTGCGGAGTTCACATTTTCAAAGGCTGACTTTGGAGGAAGCGATGTCAGTGCCATCACAGCTGCGACACTAAAATTGGTTGTCAATGATCGCACGTTTTCTGCAAATGGCCCTTTTTCAATCTTTTTCACAACGGATTCAAAGTCAGATCTGAGTGGCGGTTCCGATTACGACCAAATTGCCTTCGACTCAAGCTCAGCCTTCGGGATCGACCTGAGCACTTACACTTATAATCCGGTTGTGGTTGGAACGGACACTTATGACTTCGACGGAACAACAGGAGGAGGAACCGAAGTCACGGTTACGCTGGACTTTTCAAGCATTGAATCCGATGTATTATCCGCAATTAATACAGGGGACAGCTTTCACCTGCTAATTGGAATAAATAGTAGCGATGGCACTGCGGCGACTTTCTCAGGTGTGGGTAACACTTTTGACCCAGGCGTACCTGAACTAACGATTACGGCAACAACAAGTGGTATTCTCCCCGAGCCCAGTAATTATCCATCCACATTTGCAGCAACTCCTAAATTTACATCTATAGATCTAAGTTGGGTTGATGCTGCCGGAACACAAGCACCCATAGGCTACTTGATTCTGGCAAGTGACACAAACTCATTCACAGCACCCACCGACGGCACGACTCCAGCCAGTGACACAGACTTGTCTGATGGCTCTGCGCTAATATATGTCGATCAAGGCGTCCAAACTGCGAACTTCAGTGGCCTTAGTGAAACGACTGAGTATTTCTTCACTATCTATCCCTATACTAACCTCAGTACAGACACAAATTACAAAACGGATGGAACACCTCCCAGCACAAGCGCCACAACGGAATCATCGCCTGCTGGCACGGTCCTGATCACTCAATACTACGAAGGCACTTCGAACAATAAATACCTCGAACTCACCAATACCACTGCTAGTCAAATCGATCTTACTGGTTTCATCATCGCAACATGGAACAACAGTGGAGGAATCGACAATACCGATGGCTGGAGAACTGCAGGAGGCACCCCGAATAACATACAGGATTTAGCAGGACTCTCAATTGCTGCTGGAGGCACGATTGTCATAGCAAACCCAAATGCCGTTTCTCCCATTGATGCAGCGGATGCTGATGCAACCGGCGATGCAACATTTTTTAACGGAGATGACACTATTGCAATTTACGCCAGTGCCACTGCGTCACCGTCTGCAATCGTCGACATTATCCCTTTCTCAGCGAGCAGAGAAGGTGGAGAAACCAGTTTCGTTCGAACGCTTACAGACCCTGGTTATAACCTGGCTGCTCCATCAACCGTTTTGGATTTCCCAACAATCTGGCAAGAAGTATCAACCGCAGCCGTGGATTCGTCTGTGATTGGAGACGATGCCTTTCTTGGCACCAGTCTCCTTGGCAATAGCCCACCATCAGTTTCGTTTGTCAGCAGCTCATTGGTCGTCGCTGAAGATAGTGGAACCGTTGCCCTTGAGGTCATTTTGCTAAATCCGGACAATAACGCCGTCTCTGTTGATGTTGTCTTTGACGGAAGCACAAGCACAGGAACCACAGCCGATATAAACAACTACACAACTCAAACTGTAAATTTTGGTGCCAGCGCCTCAAGTGGCGATAAACAAACCGTAACCATTACACTGACTGACGATGGCACACAGGAAACCTTTGAAACAGTCTCATTTAATCTCGAAAATCTTGTCACGAGTGGTGCTGCAAGCATTGGCGCGGCGTCATCTGCAACTATCACAATTCAGGATGATGACACACCCGTCCCTGCATTGATCATTTCTGAGTTCGTCGATCCGGCTGACAATGTCGAAGCACGCTATGTAGAACTATACAATGCCAGCGGTTCCAGCATCGATCTCACTGCAGGAAACTGGACTCTCATTTATTACGCCAATGCCAATACAACCGGTACTGAAATTGCACTGACAGGAACCCTGGCAGCAGGTGACACTTACATCATTGCACATGACTCAACGGCATTCGCAACGGCCTTTCCAAGTGCACCAGTGCCAGACATTGAAAGTGGCGTCATAAACTCCAATGGAGACGACAATCTTGAATTACGTTTCGGCGGAGGGACCACTACTGGAATTCTTGTTGATGTGTATGGCCAACCTGGAACCGACGGCACCGGACAACCATGGGAATTTGCAGATAGCCGCGCATTTCGCCTGGATACAGTCACTTCAGGGAACACATTTTGGACAGCAGTCGAATGGACAATTAGCACAGCCAATGTCGCAGATGCGACTCCAGGAGTGCACCCAGAGACATTCATCGCAATTCCAACTGCGGTTACAGCCGTATCAACCGGATCCAGCTCCACCTCAGTCAGTTTCACACCAAGTGGTGGCAATGATGTATTGATCATTTTTAATACAACAGGAACTTTCACCACGCCTACGGGAGCAGTACCTGCAGCAGGTCAGGCTTTTGCCGGAGGAACTGTCCTCTCAAAAGGCCAAATCTCCCCTCAATCGCACACCAATCTCGTAGCGGGCACCGAAATATTTTACGCACTCTTTTCCGTAAGCAATGCTGACGAATATTCAGCCAGCGTCACAGTTTCAGCAACTCCTGGTGCAATCAACTCAGAGGACTTTAATGGCACTTCAACTTGGATAAATCAAACAGTCTCAGGCGTATCCGATTGGAGCACTAGCGGCGGCAACGCATCTGCTGATGGCTTTGGAGGCGATGCAGATGAAAACCACTATTTGGTATCTCCCGTACTCGATTTCTCCAGTGGTGTGGATTTCACTATTTCTTTTGATTACGGCGAAGCCTTTGATGGTCCAAATCTTGAGCTGCTCTACTCCACCAATTATTCTGGCAGCGGCGACCCGGAGGCCTCAGGGGTTATTTGGACATCAGTCGGTTTCACGTTTAACGACACTTCAACCACTGCTGCGTTTTCCTCATTCTCCTCTGGTGATGTCGCTTTACCAGCTTCACTGGAAGGCGAAAGTACAGTTTATCTAGCTTTCAAATATACGGCTGATGGAACAGACACAGGCTCAGAGCAGTGGCAAATAGATAATATCATCGTCAAAGGAAGCGAGGCCGCTGGAGATCCCCTTGGCAACTGGTTGACGGACAACAGTCTGACTTTGGCGGATCTGGAAACGGACTTTGATAACAATGGGCTCGTTGCATTGCTTGAATATCTGGCTGACCTGGACCCGAACGGATTGGAGTCATTGAATCTTTCGGTTGAGTTGAACAGCTCTGACCAGCTGGTCCTGACCTTCATCAGCAACCGGGATTCGCAACCCGGTGGCGTCACCATTGACCTGATGGGCAGCGATAATCTGACTGGTTACACTTCGGTCGGATTCTCCTTCGCCGCTGTGGATAATGGCAACGGCACCCATACTCACCGTTACACGCAGACCACGACACTAACTGCGGGCGGGATGCCATTCCTGACACTCGACGTCACAGTTGCACCTTGA
- a CDS encoding O-antigen ligase family protein — protein MNQGIIRLGVIAFGIVAAIYIGLQAGEGVILLPGLLAAAVTYLMLCLWRGVIFETVFSAFLVIGYFSANRGFAQLAPISGLPLFLGEIGLGLGLGMIALRTAITQRLPFPITPLSGALIVWMIAAGLHLFVDLRNWGILAVRDFAMIFYALFFFIGFTIGQHQRSRQLLINGFFIGLALMFIIYPIFKAFEPFFIYQLTFRGIPVIYFKGDLVGIYGAAGSVLFFWKYRQSKNVIYLIGAAGCLAMVGLTLSRAAMLGLVLAAGLMWMARVRSYTSFLIGTAAAGFIALTAYYTVSQTPVRETQLYSLYEHARSIVDISGTGEYRGTSSADTGHNNRFRLVWWRALTNETLREAPLFGFGFGYNLANPFIQEYYPGADSEVFTARSPHNFLLTLFGRTGIIGFGIFLFVLVLIAGQTKRLLNRARREATISETLAIQIAIWVVFIGAALQVVLEGPMGAIPFWLLLGLSQTEPVANNATDGDLEETSSASPQL, from the coding sequence TTGAATCAGGGGATTATCAGACTCGGCGTGATTGCCTTTGGTATCGTTGCAGCCATTTACATTGGACTGCAAGCGGGCGAAGGCGTGATCTTGTTGCCTGGCCTGCTTGCCGCCGCTGTCACTTATTTAATGCTCTGCCTCTGGCGCGGTGTTATCTTTGAAACCGTCTTTTCCGCCTTTCTCGTCATTGGCTATTTCTCGGCCAATCGTGGCTTTGCCCAGTTGGCTCCGATCTCCGGCCTGCCGCTTTTCCTGGGAGAGATCGGGCTGGGATTAGGCCTGGGCATGATCGCATTGCGCACAGCAATTACGCAACGACTCCCCTTCCCCATAACTCCACTATCCGGCGCCCTGATCGTCTGGATGATCGCAGCAGGATTGCACCTCTTCGTGGATTTGCGCAATTGGGGCATCCTCGCGGTGAGGGATTTCGCCATGATCTTTTACGCGCTGTTCTTCTTTATCGGATTCACGATCGGGCAACATCAGCGCTCACGCCAGTTACTCATTAACGGCTTCTTCATCGGCCTGGCCCTGATGTTTATAATCTACCCAATCTTCAAGGCTTTCGAACCTTTCTTCATCTACCAACTAACCTTTCGCGGCATTCCAGTAATTTACTTCAAGGGTGATCTGGTTGGGATCTATGGAGCGGCTGGCTCAGTGCTTTTCTTCTGGAAATATCGACAAAGCAAAAATGTGATTTACCTCATCGGCGCCGCCGGATGCCTCGCGATGGTTGGACTGACTCTTTCGCGGGCTGCCATGCTCGGGCTTGTCTTGGCCGCCGGACTTATGTGGATGGCTCGGGTAAGGAGCTACACTAGCTTTTTGATCGGCACGGCGGCAGCAGGTTTCATTGCCCTTACGGCCTATTATACAGTCAGCCAAACCCCGGTACGCGAAACGCAACTCTACAGCCTTTACGAACACGCACGTTCCATCGTGGACATAAGCGGCACTGGCGAATACCGAGGCACCAGCAGTGCCGACACCGGACATAATAATCGCTTCCGCCTTGTCTGGTGGAGAGCTCTCACAAACGAAACCCTGCGAGAAGCACCACTCTTTGGCTTCGGTTTTGGATACAATCTGGCCAATCCCTTTATCCAGGAATACTATCCCGGGGCAGACAGTGAAGTCTTCACCGCCCGAAGCCCACACAACTTTTTGCTCACCCTTTTCGGTCGCACCGGCATCATCGGATTTGGGATTTTTCTCTTTGTTCTGGTCCTGATCGCCGGGCAAACCAAAAGATTACTCAACCGAGCTCGGCGCGAAGCTACCATATCGGAAACACTGGCCATCCAAATTGCTATCTGGGTTGTCTTCATTGGTGCTGCCCTTCAAGTCGTCCTCGAAGGCCCGATGGGGGCGATCCCCTTTTGGTTACTCCTTGGTCTGTCTCAAACCGAACCTGTAGCAAATAATGCGACAGATGGGGACTTGGAAGAAACCTCCTCAGCGTCACCCCAGCTTTAG
- the thrC gene encoding threonine synthase produces the protein MQFISTRGQSEPLEFSAAVEAGLAPDGGLYLPDSLPDISSKLSEWERYDYARVCFEFMRLFATDYDESELQRIIGQSYKKFADKRIAPLVQLDEKTHVLELFHGPTLAFKDFALQLLGNLYEAQIKRTGSSINVLGATSGDTGSAAIHGLLGKEGVNIFILYPDGRVSPLQERQMTTTGATNVYPISITGSFDDGQAAVKDLFGDLEFKAEYHLSAINSINLARILAQCVYYIWAWLRLPEAARANLEFVVPTGNFGNVLAGWLTQQMGLPVSSFRVATNQNDILYRLFTTGTYAVDDVKPSLAPSMDIQIASNFERFLFYKVGQNPEKVRELMKQMRETGKVDFDAFDPDSFTTSRSEDGDIERLIKEVHERYNYIVDPHTACGFQTLDPDKTSVILSTASPAKFPDVIESAIGIHPTVDSLEKLKTYPIVTYPLPADKEAIRAFIKEHVSSGEKQEEKS, from the coding sequence ATGCAATTCATCAGCACAAGAGGGCAAAGCGAACCATTGGAATTCAGTGCGGCGGTCGAGGCTGGACTGGCACCGGATGGCGGACTTTACCTGCCGGATTCCCTTCCAGATATCTCCTCCAAGCTCAGCGAGTGGGAAAGATACGATTACGCAAGAGTCTGTTTTGAGTTCATGCGCCTCTTTGCCACGGATTACGACGAGAGCGAACTCCAGCGCATCATTGGCCAGTCTTACAAAAAATTTGCCGACAAACGGATCGCACCACTAGTTCAGTTGGACGAGAAAACCCACGTTCTGGAACTGTTCCATGGCCCAACTCTGGCCTTCAAAGACTTTGCCCTTCAGCTTCTGGGGAACCTCTACGAAGCCCAAATCAAACGGACTGGCAGCTCGATCAATGTGCTCGGCGCAACCTCTGGCGACACCGGCTCGGCTGCAATTCACGGCCTGCTTGGCAAGGAAGGCGTCAACATTTTCATCCTCTATCCAGATGGACGTGTTTCTCCGCTGCAGGAGCGGCAGATGACCACGACCGGCGCAACCAATGTCTACCCAATCTCAATAACCGGCTCGTTTGACGATGGGCAGGCTGCAGTAAAAGACCTTTTTGGAGATCTTGAATTCAAGGCCGAGTATCATCTCTCCGCCATCAATTCGATCAACCTTGCCCGGATTCTAGCACAATGTGTTTATTACATCTGGGCATGGTTACGCCTACCGGAAGCAGCCCGCGCCAATCTGGAATTCGTCGTCCCGACTGGAAACTTTGGCAATGTCCTCGCCGGTTGGCTGACCCAACAAATGGGACTGCCCGTCAGCTCATTCCGCGTCGCCACCAACCAGAATGACATCCTCTACCGCCTCTTCACAACCGGCACCTATGCAGTCGATGACGTGAAGCCCAGCCTGGCGCCATCAATGGACATCCAGATCGCGTCGAACTTCGAACGCTTCCTTTTCTATAAAGTAGGACAAAATCCGGAAAAAGTCCGCGAACTGATGAAACAAATGCGCGAAACCGGCAAGGTGGATTTCGATGCGTTTGACCCGGACAGCTTCACAACATCACGCTCGGAAGATGGCGACATTGAACGCCTGATCAAGGAGGTCCATGAGCGCTATAACTACATAGTCGACCCACACACAGCATGCGGCTTCCAGACTCTCGATCCTGACAAAACCAGCGTCATTCTCTCCACCGCAAGCCCGGCAAAATTCCCTGATGTGATCGAGTCTGCCATTGGCATTCATCCAACTGTCGACTCACTCGAAAAACTGAAAACATATCCAATCGTCACTTATCCGCTCCCGGCCGACAAAGAGGCGATACGTGCGTTCATCAAAGAGCATGTATCATCAGGTGAGAAGCAAGAGGAGAAAAGCTAG
- a CDS encoding antibiotic biosynthesis monooxygenase, with protein sequence MSDEPVTLYISRQIKPGAKEAMLKWADEVHDACAKFPGFIGSRRLEDHAGAEDQFNVVVRFKSFADLKRWEESEEKTACYAKLPALIENQHISRMSGFEPWFPSPNSHKPPPKWKMWLMAFMAVYPLILITRIFLGPVLHDFPMPLSVFFACIPVSFLMSFVAMPWLSKVFKDWLYPQS encoded by the coding sequence ATGTCCGATGAACCGGTGACACTCTACATTTCGCGGCAGATAAAACCTGGTGCGAAGGAAGCGATGCTCAAGTGGGCCGATGAAGTTCATGATGCTTGTGCAAAATTTCCAGGATTTATTGGTTCCCGCCGACTGGAGGATCACGCTGGTGCGGAAGATCAGTTCAATGTTGTTGTGCGCTTCAAAAGCTTTGCAGACCTCAAGCGCTGGGAAGAATCGGAAGAAAAAACGGCCTGTTATGCCAAGTTGCCGGCATTGATCGAAAACCAGCACATTAGCCGAATGAGTGGATTCGAACCTTGGTTTCCATCTCCAAACTCTCACAAACCGCCGCCAAAATGGAAGATGTGGTTGATGGCATTTATGGCGGTTTATCCACTTATCCTGATCACCCGGATCTTTCTGGGCCCAGTGTTGCATGACTTCCCAATGCCATTGTCGGTCTTTTTCGCCTGTATACCCGTTAGCTTCCTGATGTCCTTTGTCGCCATGCCCTGGTTGTCCAAAGTCTTCAAAGACTGGCTCTACCCGCAAAGTTAA
- a CDS encoding UDP-glucuronic acid decarboxylase family protein: MRILVTGGAGFLGSHLCERLLNEGHEVTCLDNFFTGHKKNIVHLMSDPSFEMMRHDVVDPFKIEVDQIYNLACPASPVHYQHNAIKTIKTSVMGAINCLGLAKRLGARVLQASTSEIYGDPDVHPQPESYWGNVNPIGIRSCYDEGKRCAETLFFDYHRQNNVDIRVMRIFNTYGPRMDPQDGRVVSNFIIQALKNEDITIYGDGSQTRSFCYVDDLLEGMVRLMNTEGLTGPVNIGNPGEFTIKELAEKVIEMTGSKSKLSFLPLPSDDPKQRQPDITQAKAKLDWEPKIKLEAGLERTIPFFKDIVDAES, translated from the coding sequence ATGCGTATACTTGTTACTGGAGGAGCCGGCTTTCTTGGGAGCCACCTATGCGAACGCCTGCTCAATGAAGGGCACGAAGTCACTTGCCTGGACAACTTCTTCACGGGCCACAAGAAGAATATCGTCCATTTGATGAGCGACCCGTCCTTTGAAATGATGCGCCACGATGTCGTTGATCCCTTCAAAATTGAAGTCGATCAGATCTACAACCTAGCATGCCCCGCATCTCCGGTTCATTACCAGCATAACGCGATCAAAACGATCAAGACTTCGGTCATGGGCGCAATAAACTGCCTCGGTCTGGCCAAACGCCTGGGCGCACGCGTCCTGCAAGCATCCACTTCGGAAATTTACGGTGATCCCGATGTTCACCCTCAGCCTGAATCCTACTGGGGCAACGTCAACCCAATCGGTATCCGCTCCTGCTATGATGAGGGCAAACGCTGTGCCGAAACCCTTTTCTTCGATTATCATCGTCAGAACAATGTCGATATTCGTGTCATGCGAATTTTCAATACCTATGGCCCACGGATGGATCCTCAGGACGGCCGGGTAGTCTCCAATTTCATCATCCAGGCGCTGAAGAACGAAGATATCACCATCTACGGTGACGGTTCACAGACCCGTTCTTTCTGTTATGTTGACGACCTACTTGAGGGCATGGTTCGCCTCATGAACACTGAAGGCCTGACTGGGCCAGTCAATATTGGCAACCCAGGCGAATTCACGATTAAAGAACTGGCCGAAAAGGTTATCGAAATGACAGGAAGCAAGAGCAAACTCAGCTTCCTTCCGCTCCCAAGTGACGACCCGAAACAGCGCCAGCCAGACATCACTCAGGCCAAGGCAAAGTTAGACTGGGAGCCGAAGATCAAGCTGGAAGCAGGCCTTGAGCGCACGATTCCTTTCTTTAAAGACATTGTAGACGCAGAAAGCTGA